A segment of the uncultured Desulfobulbus sp. genome:
CCCCTGCTCGTTGTAGACAATGCGCATATCGCGGCCGCCAAGGACGTAGGAGGGCCGCATGACCACCGGAAAACCGATCTCCCGGGCCACGGCCAACGCCTCTTCCAGGTTGTGGGCCGTGCCGTTGGCCGGTTGCCGCAAACCGAGTTTCTGGAGAAACTGCTGGAAGCGCTTTCGGTCCTCGGCGCGGTCGATGGCATCCGGCGGTGTGCCGACAATGGGCACGCCTGCCAGGGACAGGGGCACGGCCAGGTTGAGCGGCGTCTGACCGCCGAACTGAACGATGACCCCGTCCGGCTTCTCCCGCTCGATGATGTTGAGCACGTCCTCGCGGGTCAACGGCTCGAAATAGAGTTTGTCCGAGGTGTCGTAGTCGGTGGATACGGTCTCCGGATTGGAGTTGACCATGATCGACTCGACCCCGATCTCGTGCAGGGCAAAGGAGGCATGGACGCAGCAGTAGTCGAATTCGATCCCCTGGCCGATGCGGTTGGGACCGCCGCCAAGGATCATGATCTTTTTGCGGTCGCTGCGGCTGGACTCGTCTTCCTGCTCGTAGGTGGAGTAGTAGTAGGGGGTGTACGACTCAAACTCGGCCGCACAGGTGTCGACCAGTTTGTAGGCCGGTTCAAGACCCAGATTGATGCGGAGGGAACGAATATCATCCTCCGAGGTGCCGGTGAGGTGAGCCAGCTGCACATCGGAAAATCCGAACTGCTTCACCTCATAGAGAAACTCCTTGTTCAGACCGACAAATCCACGGGAACGGATCTCCTCGCCCTTGTCCACCAGTTGTTTAAAGTTATGCAGGAACCAGGGATCGATTTGACAGAGTTCATAGATCCGTTCGATCGAGATCCCGCGGCGCAGGGCCTCGAAAATATGGTTGATCCGTTTGGAGTTGGGCCGGGTCAGGCCGCGCTCCAGATCGTCCTGGTGCATCTCGCTCAGATCGACCTTGCCGTCAAAGCCAAAGCCCATCCGACCGATCTCCAGGGAACGCATGCCCTTTTGAAAGGCCTCCTTGAAGGTTCGTCCGATGGCCATGGTCTCGCCCACCGATTTCATCGCGGTGGTGAGGATATCCTCGGCCTCGGGGAATTTTTCAAAGGTCCAGCGGGGGATCTTGACCACGCAGTAGTCGATGGTCGGCTCGAAGGAGGCGTAGGTCTCGCGGGTGATATCGTTTTTGATTTCATCCAGGGTGTAGCCAACCGCCAGCTTGGCCGCGATCTTGGCGATCGGGAAGCCGGTGGCCTTGGAGGCCAAGGCCGAGGAGCGGGAGACGCGCGGGTTCATCTCAATGACCATCAGCTCGCCGTCGGCCGGGTTGACCGCAAACTGGACGTTGGAGCCGCCGGTCTCGACCCCGATCTCACGGATGATGGCGATGGCGGCATCACGCATCTCCTGGTACTCGCGGTCGGTCAGGGTCTGGGCCGGCGCTACGGTGATGGAGTCACCGGTATGCACGCCCATGGCATCCACGTTCTCGATTGAGCAGATGATGACGACGTTGTCGTTCCTGTCGCGCATGACCTCCAGCTCGTACTCCTTCCAGCCGAGCAGGGAGCGCTCGAGCATGACCTCGTTGGTCATGGACAGATCGATGCCGGCAGTGGCCATCTTGTTGAGTTCGGCCCGATTGTAGGCCACGCCGCCACCGGTGCCGCCGAGGGTGAAGCTCGGACGGACGATGATCGGGAAACCGATCCGCTCGCCGGCGGCCATGGCCTCCTCAATGGTGTGGACAATGGCCGACTCAGGAACCTTGAGCCCAATCTTGCGCATGGCATCACGGAACTCCTCGCGTCCCTCGGCCTTGCGGATGACGTCGATGTTGGCGGCGAGCAACTCGACCCCGTACTTTTCAAGCACCCCCAGCTGCGCGACCTTGATCGCGGTGTTGAGACCGGTCTGGCCGCCCAGGGTCGGCAGGAGGGCATCGGGCCGCTCGCGCTCGATGACCTTGGCCACGCATTCCGGTGTGATCGGTTCGATGTAGGTGCGGTCCGCCAGGCCGGGATCGGTCATGATCGTGGCCGGGTTGGAGTTGATCAGCACCACCTCGTAGCCCTCTTCCTTGAGGGCCTTGACCGCCTGGGCTCCGGAGTAATCGAACTCGCAGGCCTGGCTGATGATAATCGGCCCGGAGCCGATGATAAGTATCTTTTTAATATCTGTGCGTTTAGGCATCGTTTGTCTTCCTTATCCGCCGAGCGCTCAGCTCGCCTGCTCCATCAGTTGAATGAACCGGTCAAAGAGATATTCCGCATCGTGCGGGCCTGGGGCATACTCGGGATGGTACTGAACCGAAAAGGCCGGGTACTCTTTGTGCCGCATCCCCTCGAGGCTACCGTCGTTGAGATTGATATGGGTCACCTCGACGCTCTCAGGCAGGCTTTTGGGGTCAACGCAGAAACCATGGTTCTGCGAGGTGATCTCCACCTTGCCGGTGAGCAGATCCTTGACCGGCTGGTTGCCGCCGCGATGGCCGAATTTGAGTTTGTAGGTCGTGCCACCGTAGGCCAGACCAAGCATCTGGTGGCCAAGGCAGATACCGAAGATGGGCAGTTTGCCGAGCAGGTGCTGGATGTTTTCGACCACCCCCTTGACGCCGGCGGGATCGCCGGGGCCGTTGGACAGGAAGACACCATCCGGCGAAAGCGCCAAGACCTCTTGGGCGGAGGTGGTCGCCGGCACGACCAGCACGCGGCATCCCTTTTGCGTCAACAGGCGCAACTGATTGTATTTGATACCGAAATCATAGGCAACGACCTTAAACCGACCGTCGGCTGTCTGCGGAAATCCCGTGCCGTTGACCGGTGCGCCTTCCCAGCGATACATGGTCGGGCTGGCAACCCGCTCCACCATGTCGCGTCCAACCAGACCCGACCATTCCCGGGCCCGTCGGACCACCGATTCCGGGTCAAGATCCTCGGTGGTAATCAGCGCCTTCATCGCGCCGGTGGTCCTGATCTTGCGGGTGAGCATGCGGGTATCAAAGCCCTCAACACCCAACACACCGTACTGCTTGAGAAAATCAGCCAGGTTGCCGGTTGCGCGGTGATTGCTCGGCCGATCCTGATATTCACGAACAAGAAAAGCGCGGGGATGCACCCCGGCTGATTCCATGTCCTCCGGGTTGACACCGTAGTTGCCAATGAGCGGATAGGTCATGGTGACCAACTGGCCGGTATAGGAAGGATCGGTCAGGACCTCCTGATACCCGCTCATGCTGGTGTTGAACACTATTTCCCCCACCGCCTCACCGGGGCCGGTAAAGGAACGCGCGGTCATTACCGTGCCGTCTTCAAGTCCGATTAACGCTTTCATAGTCTACCTAAAGAAAAGAACGAGGTTCCGATTCCAGCGCCTGCCCTCACCGGGTGGCCACTGCAACCGTTTGCTGTGTTATGATAAGCATGCACGCTGAGAGCGCCAGTCGACTCAGGCAACTCAACCTCTTTCAGCGTGGTCGTCAGGCCTACTCTCCAAAGCCTGCAGCACAATCGCCATCTGGCGCGCAACCGCACCGCGTTGACTGGCCGCAGTCTCTGCTGCCCGCTGACAGGCAAGCATGTAGGCTTCGGGATGGGAATGGTGGTCACGCATGAGCGTGAGCAGCGCCTGGATGTCAGCCACCTGGAATCCACCGCCGCTGTCCCGGAGCAACGTGGCGGCATCTTTATGATCTTTCACGTGAGGGCCGTAATAGACCGGTCGTCCCCAACGAGCTGCCTCCATTATATTATGTCCGCCGCGATCCACCAGGCTGCCTCCGCAGAAAATAAAATCCGCTGCGCAGTAGAGATCCGCAAGATCTCCGATGGTATCGACCAGGACCACCTCATGGCTGCGGATGGTCTGCGAGAGTTCTGAATAGAGGTGGTAGGCAAAGCCCCGCTGTTGAAGAAGAGTGATCACCGCCGGTATTCGTTCCAAGTGCCGGGGGGCGACCACCCAGATCAGCGGCCACTGCTCCTGCAGGGTCTGCACCAGCGGAGCGAGCAAGGCCTCCTCTCCTTCGTGGGTGGAGCCACAGAGAAAAACAGACTGATCGCCGGTAACACCAAGCCTTCGACGCAGTTGCCGTCGTTTGGCCTCCCCCTGCTCGGCAGGCATGTCGTATTTGAGGTTGCCGCAGACCTCAACCTTGTCCGCTTGCGCACCAAGTGCGAGAAACCGTGTCCGATCATCGGAGCCGATGACACACAGGGTCTGAAACCCGCGAATGAGAGGTGCGAAAAAATCGAAAAGGTGACGGTATCTCTTGACCGATCGCTCCGAAATCCGCCCATTCAAGAGCAGTTTCGGGACATTGGTGCGCCCAAGGGCCGTCAACATCACCGGCCACAACTCGGTCTCGAGGCCGATGTACAATGTCGGCCTAAAAAAATAAAGGGTCCGTCGAACTGCCGGCGGAAAATCAAGGGGTGCGAGCACACAGGGAATGTTTGCTCCCAATCGGGCGGCAGCCATTTTCTGCCCCTGCTCCGTGGTCGAAGAGAGAACGAGCTGTACGGATTTGTCCGCGCCCAGCAAGGCGTTGATCAGGATGAGTGCGGCCTGAACCTCACCGACAGAGGAGGCGTGAATCCAGAGGAGAGGGCGCGATCCATCCGGCTTGATCTCTGGGTCATAGCGCCCGAGTCGTTGACCCAAGCCATAGGCGTATCGACGGCCGAAAATCCCGGCCACTGGCAACAACAGTACCAGGAACGCATAGAGCGCATATCCCAGGGTACTGTAGAGCAGATAGAGCAAGATTGTCTTCGGCCTCCGGATGAGAGTGAGTGTTCAGTGCAAAAATCTACCTATTTAACAAAATGCCCCTTGAGGCGTCAAGCCTCTTGTACAATGGTACCGAATTTTCTTTTCCTCCCCCTGATCCCCTGGGCCGAACAACCAGGCTCGACCGGAAAAAGAGCGGAGCACCGACCGAGGGCAACAGACAGAGGTCCCATTTTCTGTTGACAAGCAGACTCCATCCAAGTAAGCAACCCTGATTCTCACAAGAGGCCTCCCCCTTCTCCGGGAAGCCAACCATGATGGATTTGTCCAATGCCCGGATCTCCGTTTTCCGAGGCCCTGCTCAACAACACCCATCATCAACAACGAACAAAACGTATTATTAGGCGGAGACTTCCATGACCAGGCTGCTTTCGTTACTGCTCCTGTCCGTGCTCCTCTTTTGTTCCGGACAACCAGCGTATAGTATCGATGCCAAATCAAAAAATAACGAAACCGAGGCCAAAATCGCTATGAAAGACGGACTTTATGCCAAGATCGCCACCGCCAAGGGCGATATCCTGCTCAAGCTCTATTCCACCAAAACGCCGCTCACCGTGATCAACTTCGTGGGCCTGGCCGAGGGCACCCTCCAACTGGGGGGAGCAACCCAGCCCCTGGGCCGCCCCTTTTACGATGGCCTGACCTTTCACCGCGTGATCGCCAACTTCATGATCCAGGGTGGTTGCCCGCTGGGCACTGGCACCGGTGGCCCCGGCTACACCTTTCCTGACGAGATCGATCCCAGCCTGCGCCACGACAGCCCCGGGATCCTCTCCATGGCCAATGCCGGCCCCGGCACCAACGGCAGCCAGTTCTTCATCACCCATGTGCCCACCCCGCACCTGGACGGCAAGCACACGGTGTTCGGCAAGGTCGTTGACGGCCAGGACGTGGTCGACAAGATCGACCGCGGCGATGTCATCAAATCGGTGACCATCATTCGCGTCGGCAAAGAGGCCGAGGCCTTCAAAACCGACCAGGCAGCCTTTGATGCGGCGCTGGCCTCCATCAAGGAACGGGAGGCCAAGGTCTTTCAGGAGCAGAAGGAAAAGATCGAAAAGCTCATCAAGGAACAGTGGCCCAAGGCCATTGAAACCAAGTCCGGCCTCTTCTACCAGGTGGAGGAGAAGGGTGAAGGCGAGCCGCCTGCTTCCGGGACAGTGATCAGCGCCCACTACACCGGTCGCCTCCTGGTGGGCAACCGTAAATTCGACAGTTCCTATGACCGCGGCGAACCCATCTCATTTCCGGTGGGCACCGGTCGCGTCATTCGCGGTTGGGACGAGGCCCTGAGCCAGATGACCAAGGGCGAGAAACGCACCCTGATCATCCCGCCGGACCTGGCCTACGGTGAGCGCGGAGCCGGCGGCGTTATTCCGCCCAATGCCTGGCTGGTCTTTGACGTGGAACTGGTCGGTTTCTAACCCTTTCCTTCTTCAAGAAGGATAGTAAAAAAAAAGGCGGGATGTATTCCCGCCTTTTTTCATGCCTCCAATGTCTTGCCTGTGGCAGGCAAAGGTTTCTTCAGTACTTCAAGCCCATTCGCTCCCGCACCATATCCATGGTCATACTCGCCTTGGCCCGTGCCTTCTCCGCCCCCTGCCGCAACACCTGACGCAGATAGTCCGAATTATCGAGCAACTCCTTCTTTTTTGTCCTGGCAGCGGAAAAATGATCGTTGATCAACTCGAACAGATCCTGCTTGAGGTAGCCATAGGCAGCACCACCGTTGACATAGAGATCATGCACCTCAGCCATTTTCTCTTGTGAAGCGAACAGTTTCAACAGCGCGTAGAGATTGCAGGTATCCGGATCCTTGGGCTCCTCCACCGGGGTCGCATCGGTCTGAATGGCCATGATCCGCTTGCGCAGGGGTTTCTCCTCAAGAAAAATCGGAATGGTGTTGTCATAGGATTTGGACATCTTTTGCCCGTCCAATCCCGGCACAATGGCGGTGGACTCGCTGATCAACGGCTCCGGAAGGACAAAGGTCTCGCCAAAGGTGTTATTGAACCGTTGGGCAATATCGCGCGCCACCTCGACGTGCTGTTTCTGATCCTTGCCCACCGGAACCACCTCGGACTGATAGAGGAGAATATCGGCGGCCATCAACACCGGATAGGCAAAAAGGCCGTGACTGGCCGGAATGTTTTTCGCCACCTTGTCCTTGTAGGCGTGGCAGCGCTCAAGCAGGCCCATGGGGGTCAGGGTCGACAGCAGCCAGGAAAGCTCGCACACTTCGGGGACATCGGACTGCACCCAGAAGATGCACTTTTCGGGATCGAGGCCCAGGGCGAGAAAGTCGGCTGCGGCCTCCAGAGTGCCCTTGCTCAAGCGCTCACGGTCCTGGACCGAGGTCAGGGCATGGAGGTCGACGATGAACACATAGAGTTCCGAGTTGTCCATCTGCTGCAGCATGGGCTGCATCATGCCAAAGTAGTTCCCAATATGGAGTTTTCCTGAAGGTTGTATTCCTGAAAGTGTTCGTTTCATAGGTCTCTCTTCTTGTCAACGGGTTGTCTCACGGGCAAACCGCAACGTTATAGCGCAATTCCTCAAAAATTGGCAAAAAAAATGGGAGCGCGGCTTGCCACCGCGCTCCCTCAACGTCGAATTTCGTTACAACTGCTCGAAGACGCCTGGTTATTTGACTTCTTCGAAATCGGCGTCGACAACGTCATCGTCGTCCTTGCCGCCTTTCTTGGCCTGGCCGCCGGCAGCACCGCCGGTCGGGCCTCCATCACCAGGTGCTGCTCCCTGCGCCTTGGCCTGGGCATACATCAACTCGGCCAGTTTATGGGAAGCCTGGGTCAGGGCATCGGTTGCGGCCTTGATCGCTGCTGCGTCCTCACCTTCCATGACCTTTTTCAGATTCTCGATCTCACGCTCGACGTTGGCCTTGGTCTCGGCATCCACCTTGTCGCCGAGTTCGGTCAGGGTCTTGGTGGTCATGTGGATCATGGAGTCGGCATTGTTCTTGGCCTCGACCAGCTCTTTACGTTTCTTGTCTTCCTCGGCATGGAGCTCGGCATCCTTTTTCATCCGCTCGATCTCTTCCTCGGACAAACCGGAGGAGGCGGTGATGCGGATCGACTGCTCTTTGCCGGTCCCCAGATCCTTGGCCGACACATGAAGAATACCGTTGGCATCCAGGTCAAAGGTGACCTCGATCTGCGGAACGCCGCGTGGTGCCGGCGGGATGTCGGCTAATTCGAAGCGACCGATGGTCTTGTTGTTTGCGGCCATCTCACGCTCCCCCTGAAGGACGTGGATGGAGACCGCCGGCTGGCTGTCGGCTGCGGTGGAGAAGACCTGGCTCTTCTTAGTCGGAACGGTGGTGTTCTTCTCGATCAGCTTGGTCATAACTCCGCCCAGGGTCTCGATTCCCAGGGAGAGCGGGGTGACATCGAGGAGGAGGACGTCCTTCACGTCGCCTTTGAGGACACCACCCTGGATCGCGGCACCGATGGCCACGACCTCGTCCGGATTCACGCCCTTGTGCGGATCCTTGCCAAAGATGGCCTTGACCTTCTCCTGCACCTTGGGCATACGAGTCATACCGCCGACCAGGATAACCTCGTCGATCTCGGAGGCGTTTAGGCCTGCATCCTTGAGCGCGGTACGGCAGGGTCCCTCGCAGCGATCGATCAGGTCCTCAACCAGGGCCTCCAATTTCGCCCGACTGAGTTTCACGTTGAGATGTTTGGGACCGGAGGCATCTGCGGTGATGAACGGCAGGTTGATGTCGGTCTCCATAGCCGAGGACAGCTCTTTCTTGGCCTTTTCCGCCTCTTCCTTCAGCCGCTGCAGGGCCATCTTGTCGTTGCGCAGATCAACGCCCTGGTCGCGCTTGAACTCGTCGGCGAGCCAGTTGACGATGCGCATGTCAAAGTCCTCGCCGCCAAGGAAGGTATCGCCGTTGGTCGATTTTACCTCGAAGACGCCGTCGCCGATCTCGAGGATGGAAACGTCGAAGGTACCGCCGCCGAGGTCGAAGACCGCGATTTTTTCCTCACCTTTTTTGTCAAGGCCGTAGGCCAGGGAGGCGGCGGTGGGCTCGTTGATGATACGCTGGACATTGAGGCCGGCAATCTTGCCCGCATCCTTGGTGGCCTGACGCTGGGCATCGTTGAAGTAGGCCGGTACGGTGACAACGGCGTCGGTGACCGACTCGCCCAAATATTCCTCGGCGGTCTGTTTCATCTTGCCAAGGATCATGGCGGAAATTTCCGCTGCGGTGTAGGTCTTGCCGTCAACTTCGACCACTGCATCGCCTCCGGGGCCTTCAACAATGGCAAAGGGGCTGACACCGATCGATTTTGTGACCTCGGGGTCAGTGAACTTGCGGCCGATCAACCGCTTGATGGCGAACAGTGTGCGGGTGGGGTTGGTCACCGCCTGACGCTTGGCAATCTGTCCGACCAGACGCTCGCCGCTGTCGGAAAACGCGACGATGGACGGAGTGGTCCGGTTCCCTTCGGTATTTTCGATAACCTTCGGGTCACCACCCTCCATAATGGCCACACACGAGTTGGTGGTGCCTAAGTCAATTCCAATAATCTTACCCATAATTCGACTCTCCTTCTCTCCTGTATTTACATCCGGCAAAAGCCTAAAAATTTCACAATATCAACTTGTAACAATGTGCTCAAACCGACGCTTGTCAAGCCGCTTTTCCCGGACCACTGGAAACGACCACCTGGGCATGGCGCAGGACGCGATCCTTGAACCGGTACCCCTTGGCAAACTCACGCAGCACATGGTTGGCCGGAATCTCGTCGCTGGATTCCATGGTCAGGGCATCGTGCTCGTCGGGATTGAAGCTCAAGCCAATGGCGTCCAGCGCTTCCACGCCGTACCGCTCCAGGGTGGCCGCCAGTCCCTTTCTCGTCAGCTCGATGCCTTGCAGCATGGATTCAAGTTTTTTGGCGGTGTCCTCGGCATCCGCACTGCCCTGCTCAACGGCCCGATCGAGGTTGTCGATCGTGGGCAGCAGATCGCGGAGAATATTTTCGCCGGCGTATTTAAGCAGCTTGCTTCGCTCGCGCTCCATTCGTTTTTTATAATTTTCGAATTCGGCAGCGACGCGCATCAACTGGTCTTGAGTGGCAGCCAGCTTTTCCTGCAAGGCCTCGGACTCACAAGTCTCAGCGGTCTCCTCCTCTGTAATAGTCTCCACATCGCCCAGGTCTTCGGGGGTCTCTGTTGACTGCTGATCACCGACAGGATCCTGTTTGTTTGTCTCGTCTATCACCTACGCTCTCCTTTGTCTGCTGTTGCGGTTTTTCGTCTGGTTGGGGTGTACGGCGCGGTGAGCACCGACGGCCCTGTCCATGTCACCGTTGATGACAGCCGGGCCGGTCAAATCTGGTGCCAACAATAAGTATGGCAAAATACAGTGTCAAGGGAAGGAAACCGGCTTTTACTGAAGATTAGCCCATGAAAAATCCCAAGAAAAACAACGACAAATGATTATTGCCCACAAAAAAAATCCCCTGCCGCCGGCAAGGCGGGAGGGGATTGGATGCAAACCCTGGAACTGGTTACTCAACAGCAGTGGCCGCAGCCCTGGGACGAGTTGACATAGCGGGTGATACTGTCGGCGATGGTGTTAAAAATCTGCACGAACTCCTCCTCCTCTTTTTCAAGGAGCGTGACCCGGAATCCCTGGAGATCGGTGGCAAAGGAAGACAGCGGCACCACGCAGATGCCGGTGGAGGCCAGCAGATAATAGACGAAACGCTTGTCTGGCTGAATATTGGGTCCGGAAACAAGCCGCTCGATGGTTTCCCGCACCTCGCTGTTCTCGATCGGCAGGCTTTGCTTATGGTTGAGCACCCACTCTTCAAACACCGCACTCATGTAGAAGGCGCCGTTGGCTCGATTGACCAGCAGTCCTTTGACGTTTTTGAGAATATCGTAGGCCAGATTGGAAAATCGCTCGTAGCGTTTGATGCGGCTCTTGAGATGCTCGAGATAGAGCGGATGCGATTTGATCCGGGGCAGAACCATCTGCGGCAGGGTGGTGGAACAGACCTCGAGCATCTTGGCGTTGAGAATGGACTGCACGTAGGTGGCGAACATCGGATCCCGATGCCGGTTGTAGACCTCGATCCAGCCGCAACGAGCCCCCGGCCAGGGCATCTCCTTGGAAATACCCCGCATGCAGATCGCGGGCACCTTGTCGCCGATCACCGTGCACAGGGGTGCGGAGGCGGTGCCGTTGTAGGTCATGTTCTGGTAAATTTCGTCGCAGATGATGAACAGTTCGTTTTTCTCGCAGATCTCGACGAGCGCCCGCATCACGTCCGCCGGATAGACTGCACCGGTGGGGTTGTCCGGGTTGAGCAGGAGAATGCCGGCAACGGCTGGGTTGTACTTGATATGGTTCTCGATATCCTCCAGATCCGGATACCAGAGGTGGTTGGGGTCGAGGATATAGGTGACCGGCTGGGTTCCGGCATGGGCCGCTTCGGCGGAACTGTGGGTGGTGTAGCTGGGGGTGGGCACCAGCACGCGGGCTGTGGGTTTGAGCAGGCCATACACCTTGGAGATGGCATCGCCCAGGCCGTTGAAGAAGATGACGTCCTCGGCATCGATCTGCACGCCGCCACGGCTGTTGGTGCACTGGGCAACAAATCTGCGGGTCTCCAGTAAGCCCTTGGTCGGACTGTAGCCGTAGCTCGCATTTTCGAAGACCGCCTCGGCGACGATCTCCTTCATCCAATCCGGAACCGGCTCGCCCTTGGCAATGGGGTCACCGATGTTCTCCCAGTTGACCTGAACGCCCAGACTCTGCAGCTTTTCACCGACATTGACGATATTGCGGATCTCGTAATTCAGCTCACCCGCGCCGACGTGTAAAATATCCGTACGCATTGCTCTAACTCTATCTTCTTCGCAACCGGCTTGGAAAAACGGGTTCCGCCTGACCGATCTCCCGTCAGGGCACAACCGCGGTTTTTCGCTTGTGGAGCTGTTGCGAGGCTCTCTTCGTTTATGGTTTAAGCGTGGAGTTGTTCCCAGGAACACCAGGCGGCGACTTTTTTCAACCTCCCCCGTAGAAAAAGCCCGCCACAAGAGGAAAAACAAGTTGGGGTATTACCACAGGGGGTAACAGGCGTCAACTGCCCTTTTCAGGGAGGCGGCAGGAGATTGCCGATCTCGGCAGGACCAAGGGGGGCGGAGAAAAAGCTCCCCTGGACCAGATCGCAGCCGACCTCCGCGAGGAAGCGGTGCTGGTCCGGCCGCTCGACCCCGTCGGCCAC
Coding sequences within it:
- a CDS encoding pyridoxal phosphate-dependent aminotransferase; its protein translation is MRTDILHVGAGELNYEIRNIVNVGEKLQSLGVQVNWENIGDPIAKGEPVPDWMKEIVAEAVFENASYGYSPTKGLLETRRFVAQCTNSRGGVQIDAEDVIFFNGLGDAISKVYGLLKPTARVLVPTPSYTTHSSAEAAHAGTQPVTYILDPNHLWYPDLEDIENHIKYNPAVAGILLLNPDNPTGAVYPADVMRALVEICEKNELFIICDEIYQNMTYNGTASAPLCTVIGDKVPAICMRGISKEMPWPGARCGWIEVYNRHRDPMFATYVQSILNAKMLEVCSTTLPQMVLPRIKSHPLYLEHLKSRIKRYERFSNLAYDILKNVKGLLVNRANGAFYMSAVFEEWVLNHKQSLPIENSEVRETIERLVSGPNIQPDKRFVYYLLASTGICVVPLSSFATDLQGFRVTLLEKEEEEFVQIFNTIADSITRYVNSSQGCGHCC